The stretch of DNA GGGGGGGGGGGGGGGGGGGGGGTGGGGCTCTGACCACGACGCCTTGCGCGGTCTTGTTGCGGTAGCAGTTCCCAATCCTTGACCTGAGGTTCCTGGCTTCCGCCGGAGGAACGGGTCACCCGCCCCACCCCCCGCCACCCCCGCCGCCTCTCCCGGCACCGCGTCTCGCGTGTAGTCGGGGCTGCCATCGACGATCCTTCAACCAGTGACTGCGTATGGTCGCTCCGACGCTTTCTGCCTTGGCTGGGGCCCCGTCGCCGATCTCTTCGGGCGTTCGCTGGCCCGCGGTCGCCGCGGCGTCCCAGCGTTCGCCGGCCGGTCGGCGATGCAACCGCCCGGCGGCGGGTTAGTAGCCTTTTTGCTTGTCGATGAGGGCGAGGAGGGGGCGGTTGGATCGGAGGCGGCGGAGGTTCTCGCAGAAGGTGTCGATGACGCGGGCGGCGCGCCGCGGGGAGCCGCCCGCGGTGTGCGGGGTGATGACCGCGCGCGGGTGCGTCCAGAGCGCGTGGCCCTTCGGGAGAGGCTCGGGGTCGGTGACGTCGAGACCGACCGCCCAGATGAGGCCTTCGTCCAGCGCGGCCAGCACGTCCTCGCCGCGTACGATCTCGCCCCGGGTGACGTTGATGAGGATCGCGGTGCGCTTCATCTGCAGGAAGCGCTCACGGGTGAAGAGATGGTGCGTGGCCTTGGTCAGGGGCAGGCCGATCACCACCACGTCGGAGGCCGCGAGCAGATCGGCCAGCCGGTCCGCCGGCCAAATCGCCTCGACGCCCGCCTCGGGATCGACCGGCTCGATATCCACCCCGAGCACGCGCATGCCGAAGCCGACCGCGCGCCGGGCCACCGCGCGGCCGGTGCCGCCGAAGCCGACGATGCCCATGGTCTGCTCGTACAGCTCGCGCTGGTGCACCCGGATCGGCTCGCGCAGCTCGTAGTCCGGCGTCCGGATCGCGGTGTGCAGCCCGCGGGTGATCGCTAGCAGCAGGGCGAAGGCGTGCTCGGCCAGGTGGATGCCGACCTCGCCCTTCTCGCTGGCCAGCGGGGCCGGGTGGTTGATCAGCTCGGTGGTGAGGATGCTGTCGACGCCGGCCCCGATCGAGTGGTAGTAGACGAGCTTCGTGGCCAGCGAGAACAGCTCGGGATGGACGCGCCCGAAGATGATGTCGGTGTCGGGCAGCTCGCGGCGCTGGGCCGCCCGGTCCTTCGCCTCCACGATGCTCGTGTCCGGGCCGGCCGCCGCCAGGATGCGGGCGCGGTCGCCGGCGCTCAGGCCCGAAACGATCAAGTTCGGGACGAACAGGATCTTCACGACGAAAGCTCGGGGATCACCCACTTGGGCGCCCGGCCGGCCGCCACCCGCTGGATGTTGTCGAACCCGTTGCGGAAGCGCGCGGTCCAGTTCTCCCAGGTGGGGCCGGCCGAATGCGGGGTCAGCGTGACGTTGGGCAGCGCGAAGAGCGGGTGGTCCTTGGCGGGGGGCTCCTCGACCAGCACGTCGAGCCCGGCCGCGGCCGGCCGGCCCGCCCTGAGCGCCTCGTAGAGCGCGCCCTCGTCCACCACCGGCCCGCGACAGGTGTTGATCAGGATCGCGCCCGGCTTCATCTGGGCGAGCTCCCCCACCCCCATGAGATGGCGGGTCGAGTCGTCGAGCGGGACGTGCAGGCTCACCACGTCCGCGGTGCGCAGCAGCTCGGGCAGCAGCACGAAGCGCACCCCGAGCGCGTCCTCCTCCGCCTCGCTCAGCCGCGCGATGTCGTAGTAGAGCACCGTCATGTCGAAGGCGAGCGCGCGCCGCGCCACCTTCTTGCCGATGTTGCCGAGGCCGATGATGCCGAGAGTGCGCCGCGACAGTTCGTACACGCGCTGGTCGTCGAAGCCGCCGACCCGCCACTTGCCGGCGACCACGTCGTTGTGGAAGCGCACCACGCGCTTGAGCACGGCCAGCATCAGCATCATGGTGTGCTCGGCCACCGCGATCGCGTTGGCCCCGCCGTTGTTGCAGACCGGCACTCCCGCCTTGCGCGCGGCTTCGATGTCCACGCGGTCGTAGCCGGCGGAGAGCAGCTGCACCAGCTTGAGGTTCGGCGCCGAGCGGAAGAACTCGCCGCCCATCTGGCGCGCGAGACCCAGGTAGTACTCCGCCTGCCCGGCCGCCGCGTAGAACTCGGGCGTGCCGAACTCGGCGATCAGCAGCTCGAAGCCCTTGGGCGTGAGCGAGCGCGCGATGTCGAGCACCGCGTCGGACTGCTTTGGCGCGAACAGGATCTTGGTGGCCATGGCGTTATTGCTCCGCGAGAGGGATAGTGGCGGTCAGACACGGTACGCTGCCGTGGACGCGGGTGGTATGTCCCTTGCCGGTGGTGTCCTCGACCAGGCGCGCGTCGCCGGGGCCGAAGAGGTGCTTGGAGCCATCGCCCAGCCCGATCTCGAGCTGGCCCGAGAGGATGATCACGAACTGCCGGCGCGGCGCGGGATGCCAGTCGATGAAGTTGCCGACCGGGCTCTCCCGAAACGCAATCTGGGTGGTCGCGAGCCC from Candidatus Methylomirabilota bacterium encodes:
- a CDS encoding D-2-hydroxyacid dehydrogenase; translation: MKILFVPNLIVSGLSAGDRARILAAAGPDTSIVEAKDRAAQRRELPDTDIIFGRVHPELFSLATKLVYYHSIGAGVDSILTTELINHPAPLASEKGEVGIHLAEHAFALLLAITRGLHTAIRTPDYELREPIRVHQRELYEQTMGIVGFGGTGRAVARRAVGFGMRVLGVDIEPVDPEAGVEAIWPADRLADLLAASDVVVIGLPLTKATHHLFTRERFLQMKRTAILINVTRGEIVRGEDVLAALDEGLIWAVGLDVTDPEPLPKGHALWTHPRAVITPHTAGGSPRRAARVIDTFCENLRRLRSNRPLLALIDKQKGY
- a CDS encoding 2-hydroxyacid dehydrogenase translates to MATKILFAPKQSDAVLDIARSLTPKGFELLIAEFGTPEFYAAAGQAEYYLGLARQMGGEFFRSAPNLKLVQLLSAGYDRVDIEAARKAGVPVCNNGGANAIAVAEHTMMLMLAVLKRVVRFHNDVVAGKWRVGGFDDQRVYELSRRTLGIIGLGNIGKKVARRALAFDMTVLYYDIARLSEAEEDALGVRFVLLPELLRTADVVSLHVPLDDSTRHLMGVGELAQMKPGAILINTCRGPVVDEGALYEALRAGRPAAAGLDVLVEEPPAKDHPLFALPNVTLTPHSAGPTWENWTARFRNGFDNIQRVAAGRAPKWVIPELSS